In the genome of Hippoglossus hippoglossus isolate fHipHip1 chromosome 9, fHipHip1.pri, whole genome shotgun sequence, the window ACTGTATGGTGTGATACTTAAACATTAGATTATGGTGTAATcagcacagatgttttttttgagCGACACAGAGGAGCTACAGAGAGAAACCACAGCGGGACGGTTGGAAACACTGTTCTAGGTCTTTACTTTACCTCCACTGTCTGTTCATGgacttctgtctgtctttgtccaCAGGTCCACCCAGGATGTCTCCCAAATCCCAGCGGACACCTCGTGCTCACAGAGTGCCACCTTGCCGGACAACTGGCATCCCTCCGGGAGTGGACTTAATTTCCCACAATGCCCCCGGAGAGGTCCCGGTGACTACCCCAAGTaggagcagctcctctggagGGACATGGTCTTCAGTAGTTAGCGGAGGTACAACagttctttccttcttttttctttattcctttgTTACGTGCTTCTATCGTGATACATTtccaaacatgaacacacaaaataaCTCATTAGAAAATACATGCAAGGGAAATAGGTCATTATGTTTCAGGCTCACTGGATGACCTGTGAAGGCCCTGCATTGTTATTTCCTAATTTTCCACATATTATGTTATTAAGAAAACATCTTATACTTTGAATAGGTATCCTCCAATGTTTGCTAGTAAATCAAAGATGGATAAATTTGATGCGTTTGTTTTGatcattaaagttttatttctgaTGTCCTCAGCTCACCGACCTCGCTCCCCTCGTCAGAATAGCATGGGTGGAGCCTCCCCTGGCTCCTCTTCCCTCCCGTCACCTCAGACAGGAACAGCTCCTGTGGAAACTGTCGTCACACCAACATCAGCTTCCTCTCCTACTGCTGCTTGTCCTGCTCCCAACATGGTTGCCTCACCAACAGGAGATGGTAagctttaaaagttaaatgttcTTAGATAAGGACTGAGGGAATAGGGAATGCCAGGGATGATATGAAATACTTGATTTGTGTGTCCacagatgtgatgttttttgcAGCGGTTCCTGTAACTGTCAGATGCATTGTTCACAAATGCTTGCTCTGATTTTATGTTGTGTTCTGTTTAGCAAAAGAGTGTCGTGTTCAGGAGACGAGACAAACATCCCCCACGGCAAACAAGGAGAACATCAAGCCCTTGGAGAGCTCGCCTAGTATCCCCAGACCAGTCTGCAAAGGTACAGTGGACAGCAGTATCTGCCTCAGAAAAGACTGCGTCAGGCGTCAGAGTTCTGTGAAGATGTATCACCAGGATTCTGATGAAGTGACCATTTGCTGAGAcacctgtttttgtttattcagcTGTCATTGTAATATAATTTTAGCTCTTTTGCTGTCTTAAAAATAGATTGGGCCATAATCTGATCGATATTTTTTGGGGACTAACCTACTAAtttatctccctctcttccaGGACCCCCTTCAATGGCACCAGaccacagaaaacaaatagataatttaaagaaatttagTGTAGATTTTAGGGTGAGTATCTCTTTCATTCATATAAGTAACCTCAGGTTTATCAAGCTGATCTAGAGCTTGTGTCCACCTCCTCCAACTCCCTCTCTTATTTCCCCTCTTCAAGTTGCAGTCTAGTTCAAACCCAGACCCCGCCTTTGACCAGATGATGACCAAGCCACCCAGAGATCCAGCAGACAAGCCTAAAGACCTTCCCCTGGACAAAACCTCCACCGTGGCGCGGGAGGGCAATGAAGAGGGTGTTGTAGTGATTGCTGCTGGAACTGCTGCGGGTGCCcctgctccttcctctgccAACACAAACACCAGTAAGCCTGGCAGCCCTGCTGCTCTGTCCCCATCTCCCTCAGCCCCAGATCTAAAGAGGGCAGGGCTGGACGTGGCCTCGCAGGGAGTTCAGACGACGGCCACATTCAGTGGAGCCAAGcatgaagagaaggaggagaaaaaggaggcTGTTCAAGAGTGAGTGGAAGAGATGGTGTGATTTTGAGGGGAGTCTGGAGgtgctgtgtgtatttttgtgtagtCACAGCCTGatatttttattcctctgtgacACTGACGCTCCATTGTCATCCGAAAACGACACCTTTACACTGAATGACATGTTAATTTGTGACCGTGAACATTGTAGTGTATGAACATTGTACTGTATTCTATCCCACATACACATTGTGCTGCCAGAAAACCCACCACAATatcaataagaaaaatatatccAGACCGATCCTACAATGTTAAGTTGTTCACTGTTTCTTGTCCTGCAGTCAAGTGAGAAAATCAACCCTGAACCCAAACGCCAACGAGTTCAAACCCAGGTTCAATCAACAGGTcagtgttctgctgctgccagaCTGCACACTTTAAATAACACAAGACTATTTTTACACTACTGTtataatttctctctttttatgaATCACTTCCTCAGCCCAAACCAGCCAACACCCCGACACCCCCTCGTCCTCAGGGCCAGCCCAGCCCCTCCATTGTCGTCCAGCAGCCCCCGGCTGTCTACAGCCAGACAGTCTGCTTCCCCCAAATGTATCCGCTCACACCCGTCAGCCCGGGAGTGCAGGTGAGACACACGGCTGCATGCTGGCATGACAGATGTACTTTTCTCTACTCAGATCATCACCCTGAGCACCGAACCAGTATAAAACTAATCCATGACTAACCACCTTCATTTCCTAACATGTTTGTcatcatttcttatttttctttctttttctgtctttgattAATCTCTTATTTTCTTcgcatttattttctaattttatcTTTTGAGGACACCTCATGATTTTTcagttcttgtttttctttttacatcgATATACAAAATATTTGCATCCTTTGTCGTCACTTTTCTTTCCCCTGAATTtgtctgaatttttttttgGGCTGAATCGTTTAAAAACTGTTTAGGTAAAACAAGCTTAGAAATGTTTAAGAAAGGAGGAATTATATCAATACAATATGTTGTCAAAATAAGATTTTCAATCATCACTTATTGAAAGTTTTTAGCCCATTTTTTATGAAAGTTATTAATCTATATTTTTTGCCTGTTTTGGTTTAAGAAAAACTTGATGATCCAACATCAGACACGTGTAAAAGATAACATACGTTGGTGAACAACTAAAGAGtggttcttttttccttttctccccctcctcctcctcctcctctctctctcactccattAGAAAAGCATAATATGGAAGGTTTGTGAagatttctattttttaaatcctttttcttttttttttttaaaagcccaATCAGTTCTGAGATGTTTTGCTTGCTTGTTGAAATAATTTCATCAGACGTTGGTTTGCCAACTTCTTATTGCAATTCACTTTAACCTGTATCTTACTTCTATTGGTTTCATCTGTTTATCAAACAAATGGCTGAAAGCTCATAGGAGGTTAAgcctcttttgtttttgctgctgtacTGTTTCCAATAGAAATGCATGTTGTTTGATATTCTCGAGTTAAGGAACAGAGTATGACGAGCAGCATTTGGTTtattagaaaacacacaatgataGACAGGCAGAGAAAATGCATGTGTCCCCAGGTAAGAGTTAATTCCCATAACCTCACAGGCACATTTTAATATGTTCATTTCTATGTTTACTGCTAAAGCAACAGTTTAAAGTGGAATAGTTGATGTCCAGCCCCCCACACACGTAGTTAGAGTTGTCCTGTACAGATAAGCACCAATTcacctgttttttatttgagggCTGGTCCTTGTTGATGTAGACGTGATGCTTAAGTCTCCTGAGACGACCGAgagtaaacttgtttttttccatctgcCGTTTTCATTCCCGCCCCCCCTCCAGTCTCCAGCTATGTACCAGGTGCAGATGCCTCATATGACCGTCAGCCAGTCTAAACCCTACAGACCAGGTAAAGGTGAGCATAACTTTCCTCGTTCCCTCCCActagtttctcttttttttccatcactcAGAAGCTAAATACATAAATCTTTGTGGGAGAAATACTATATTAACTTCTCTATTTAAgctacaggttttttttaattttttttttattgaaataactGGGAAATAATTTATATCAAGTGGAGGTGAACGCAATGTGGGTTTTAATTCCTGTTCTGTTGCTAGGCTAGTGAGTTTTTTCAAAttagttttgtgtcttttataaTTAGTCTGCCGAAAAGTACACAGGAGGGGCAGTTTGAAATCTAGTTGAGTTTCTGTTCACGAAAGCTTCTCCTGATGTCTTAACTCAGAGACAGACCATTAAGTCAGGATTTACAGATCAATGAATGACATGATGaggagtaaaagaaaaaactgaaacctGTCAGAAAGTTATTCCTCCAGCATCATTGAGTCTGTCAGGACTCATCAGTTGATTCATTGATAAACTGATCAAACTTAGAAGCTTTTTAGGCCCTGAGCTGAACATGCACAATAAAAACTACTTTCTCTAATAAAATACATTAGAAGTGATAGAATATATAGTGTCAGAAGGAAAACAATAAAGCAATAATAGAAAACAATATTGCACACCATCACCCTgcagtatttatacaaaagtaATACAGGAAATATTAGATATTGAAGTTGACATAATGTGCATCAGTGAAAAGTATTTCCCAGTTCAAAGGCTTCAGAAATGACTTTCCTATTAGGAATAGTCTAATCTGTTTATATTCAGTAATAATTTGCCTCTTCTAAGTCGTAGTTTTTCTTACTCCTCCGCGATTCTGTTTAGTTTTAGATTTACCGGATTTTAATGTAATCTATTAACGTGAACCCTCCAGTACCCAACATGCCCCAGCAGAGGTCAGACCAGCACCACCCGCAGGGCACGCCCACCATGATGCACCCAGTGACGGCAGCAGGACCGCCTATTGTAGCACAGAGCCCCGCCTATTCTGCCCAGTACTTCACCTGCAGCCCGCAGCAGTTCACCAGTCAGCCACTGGTCCAGCAGATGACTCACTACCAATCGCAGGTAAGATTGAATCCCTCGCTGCTGGTGTCAGAACGGCAGGAACATCCAGCATTGCTCATTACAGGAGGGCTCTCTAATACGATCCCCATGAGACCACTACAGTCACTCTGGTACCATCAGTGCTGGCAGTCTTTATCCCTCCTCGCTCACTCGTCGACCACATGCCGGTGCCCGTGATCCGGCAGCGTGACGTGGAGGCAGCACGGTGCCAGCGTTTCCTCACCTCTGATTGGAGCTGAATCCAGGCTCCTGTCTCTTGACCCAGATCAATCTGGTGATACTGTTCATACTCTCAGAAGGAAGGAACAAGCATCATATAGTGTTTATTTATGAGGCTCCACTGTAAAAACTGCCTGGTTACTCTGCTCTCTggttacatttaaatactgtttGTACAGTGTCAGCTCATTTTACTGTGAGCTGAACCTCTAGGTACTTGGACAGTGTTCACAAACTGTGCTGCATATAACTGGAGTGAACTCCGAAAGAATGAAGCTACTCTTCTTACACTCAAGCATTTTGAAAGATTTTACTTATCCAGACATCTTAATTACTGTTTGAATATGAACCTTGCCtgaataaaatactttataaaattggcaaaatgttaaatgtcaatCTGATAAACTTGTGATCAGACCTGGGGTTCGTTGGCTGATTTGATGCTTGATGCTACATTATCGTTGATAACAAAGAGAGTTGCATGCCGTCATCgtccgtctcctctctgtccttgtGTGTCCTCCAGGCGCAGCATGTGTTTAGTCCAGTAATGCAGGGGAGTGCCAGGATGATGGGGCCACCCACACACGGCCAACCCAGCCTCGTCTCCTCTTCAACTACACAGTACccagagcagacacacaccatgTATGGTACGGCAGCCCACCACTTGTGTAGCTTCCTGAGTATGCAACGTGCAGGCAGTGTTGCGTGTCCtgttttaacatattttctTACTAACATTGATTTTTGTCCCAAAGTGTCTCAAGGGCCGATGCCTCAGCAGTACCCCCACCCCAGTGCCACTTTGCACGCTCACCCACAGCACCCGCAGCCCTCTGCCACGCCTACAGGCCAAGGCCAGCAGGGTGGTCCCCAACAGCATGGGGGTCCTCCCAACCATCCATCAGCCAGCCCAGTCCAGCACCCACAACACCCGCAggctgctgcaggtgagtcCGTTACGATGGGAAGCTTTGATTTTCCTTCTCCAGTCATTTCAGTCACTGTGCACATCGTCACTTGGAGCTGGATATTCTCAATGaaacactctgtgtgtgttttgcgtgtcgtagctgcagcagcagcccaggCCCTCCACATGGCCAACCagtctccacagcagcagatgtaCTCAGCCTTGGCCCCCACGCCCCCCTCCATGACCCCAGGGCCCAACCCTCAGTCTCCCCAGGCATCGTTCCCCTCTGCCCAGCAGACGGTCTATATCCACCCGCAGCAGGTGCAGCACGGctacaaccacaaccacatgGCGCACGTGCAGCAGGTAGGTCACAACCTCCGATCAGCTGGCCGGAGACCACTTCCACCACAGCTCCAGCCAAGTAATCAGATTggctgtgtttcctgtttgggATTTTAAATGTGGGAGGGAGGAAATCTGGGCTCGGGTCCAGCAGGTGTTTATGAATGGGTCAAACTGTATTCGGGTGGTGGGGAAGCTGCAAGTGCAGTGGATTAGTTTTGGCAGCATGGCCACATTGTAAGTTGAAGGAGGAACATGGTGCACATCCAACCGGGATCATTTATTATtgcaaaacagaaatgtttttttaaatgtatatttttctgtctttacaggAATAGTTTTGTCgtaaaacattattattgtaGTTATTAGTTCTATCACCTTTTAACCCCCACAAAGcaagttgtgatttgtgaatatgggctgtacaacTCGTCTCTAGTCCATCTGTTggtctctctgtccgtctcacttcctctctctctctctctctctctcacacacacactcaggcccATATGCAGTCTGGTTTAGTTCAGTCTCACCACCAGGCGCCTAACCACCCTCAAATGATGCTGATGGCCACCCAGGGGCCTCCAGGGGGGCCGCAGCCCCAAATGCCTCAGAACGCCCTCAACCCCATCCCGGTTTCATCCACCACACATTTCTCCTACCTGGCACATCCACAAGGTCTGTTCGTTtcactatatttattttatcaactAGATCATGTGAGTGGAATGagcctgtttgttgttttcttacccTCTAAAATAAGGAGATCCATGATAAGCATGACCTGGTATCTAACCAGCTGTTTATAATAAGTATGTGTATATGTAGGCGTCCATGAGTAAACCTTTATGAGACCTGTagatatttattcatttgattaaattttagtttttgtacaatttgaaaaagaaaaaaaaaaaaaagatcaatatcACGGcataaacttttaaaaagagaagttGAGACCAAACCTTTTTTACTGTGCAGCTGTGGTCGATCCACCGACTTGACATTTCCCCTCCATCTTGTCTCGTCTCTGCAGTGCagcctcatcatcatcagcagcagctgtagACAGGGGGCGCCAGTGAGCCGAGGGACCCGCTCTGCGTCCGCGCTCCTCAACCAGAGCCTCCATAACCGGGCGATGAAGAGAACGAGAGCCCCGCCCTCTCCTTCCTCACCAGACATGCTTCACAtcagcttttctctttcctctatccccccccccctccaagaCTAGGCAATAAGAGAATGTTAACAGGTTGATGCAGTGACATGTTTTAACGAGCTAGAGTTTTAACGGACGAGACTCCTCCCATTTAACCCCTGTTCAcaagcagatacacacacacacacacacacacacacacacacacacacacacacacacacacactcttgcacacaaacagaataaccacacacacactttcagggGTCCCAAATTGCAAATTTGAGTCAGCTTGCcaagtaaaaagagaaagagagtaacTAATCAGTGAGAGCGGAGAAAGAAAAATTCAACTGGAACTTGTATTTTGTCTGCACCTtgtttatggaaaaaaaaaaaaagaatcttcCAACTTTTAGACAGTATTAATCTTACTGTTTAttgctgctgctttgtgctgCGTTTGTTTCCAGACTACCTGACACGTTTctaaccaaactaaaaaaaaaacaacgaaaCATGACGAGAAGCTTCCTGTGAAATGAACACGTGTTGGCAGCCCAGAGGACGGGAGAAGCGTTATTTATGAAACTATGATGGCTGAGGTGATCAGATCCCACGTCTCACCTGACCCTTATGTAACTTTTAAGttaaaacttttactttgtagataatataaataatttaaaaaacgagcaaaaaaattaaaaaacaataaaaaagttttaaaaactgaatggCGTACTGTGGTTGCATTGCTTTGTGGGCTTCTTGTTGTTTCCTTCAGCaccttcaacacacacacacacacattcattaaaacatttcattatctACACCACTGGTCCTTTTTAAGGTTGTGGTGTAGCTGGAGCCAATCGTAGCTCGAtgttgggcgagaggcgggttCAATTCGAGTCAGTCAACGTGCATGTCCTTGttctgtgggaggaagcggTGGTACCCAGAGAACTGAATTCCGATATTGCTGAAAAAAAAGGTCTGATAATCTGACGACCCTAACATTATTCTTGTTAATGTCTTATAACTGAGCTTTAATAAATGATGAACCATCAGTAGAGCCATGAATAACGGCAGCATATTAACCCTCCATAAGAATTAAAAAGATGCAGCTTCCTCATCTTATGTGATGGTGGAGGCCTCATTTGTTCTGGTTACATCTTGATTCCATGAGTGAATCCAGGAGATGAACTAAAACACCATGTGTGAACATTCACATTTATCAGTCTCAGCCTTATACGTCACCTGACCAGTAAATATCTGTTACTGGTTCATCACACAGGCTCATTATCTGGTACTGGTTCATAACACAGGCTCATTATCTGGTACAGGATGTCCCAGAGGAACAAGACAacagagagaacacacaaactTCTCATGTGAgtcatggttttttttttttggttaggtttattttacaaaaagtcaaatatacagttgatatatatattttaatataatttagatGCTTATAAGTGAAAGGGATGCAAACACAATGAACAGGTTTTAAAAGCTGTTGTGGTTTTCATTGGCTGTTGAGGGGGTTCGTCGGGTCGGACTGGAATGTTTACAGTGCTAAGTTAAACAATGAACAGTATTGAGGACACATTCACCAACTGGACATTTTGAAATGGTGGTGTGGTGCGGGCGGGGGGGGATGTTGAGGATGAACGACACCTGAAGAACACGAGGAATCATCTCGAGCTTTAACTTGATTCTGAACCATGAAACTAAACTGGAAGCAGGAGGAACATGTGATGCAGCGTGTTGTCTGGGATCTTTGattcactgttttctttccGTCTAAGAGCTTTTTTACAAACGTTTCTCACGCAGTTCATCCACGTCGAAGCCTCCGCTCGCTCTCTGCAAACCTGAAACACGACGTGAAGCACCGGGCATCTCTCAAGATATTGCACTATACACGAGTTCTGCTCCGCGTCACACCCTGAGCTCCCACACaacaaaaagggggaaaagcAACAGCTGCTTTCTGGCAAAGGCACAGTCCTTCTccttagaaataaaataattaaaacttaaTACTGTTACTTTCTCGGCTCGACTCGGGCGTCTAAATGCAGGAAGACCAACCGTACTTTTGCCAAAAAAacgtctttgtttttgttccccTTATTAACACTTGACAGATGTCGGTCGTGAGCACGATGACACGTTGAAGAGAACAACACAACCATTGTACAAATGTTCCTTTGGTAGAAAAAAGCTGAGTTATTGAGTAACGAGAAGTAATCACATCACGTTCATGCATTTCTCTTAACCAGGTGACTAGAGAGAAAGCAGAGTGACAGACAGTGGTTTAAACCACACAGGTTCACTGAGGGCACATTTAAAATC includes:
- the atxn2 gene encoding ataxin-2 isoform X5, which gives rise to MSMKAGGNRSKPGGGSAAGAPAPGAGGSGGGRQNLGRGRHSGKGPAAVIFNGVYANMRMVHVLTSVVGTKCELKVKDGAVYEGVFKTYGPECDLVLDAAHSKSPEPSIGPRKEDIVESIIFKASDVVVVTFKDVDLSFAKKVSSDTDNFTDAAVSSRINGEHKEKDLEPWDGGETHNSDSLESLDTDVSNGWDPNDMFKYNEEKYGVMSTYDSSLSTYTVPLERDNSEEFLKREARASQLAEEIEASATYKARVALENDERSEEEKYTAVVRGEREPHTLSSRENKYIPPGQRNREAMSWGPGRQNSPRLAQGSAGPSTPRPGPHDYSPNSGADQRVVNGGSSHWPSPCPSPSSRPPSRYQSGPSSLPPRAATPTRPPSRPPSRPSRPPSHSSHPSYPSSSSSFSHHGPTSPASTLPKRMSSEGPPRMSPKSQRTPRAHRVPPCRTTGIPPGVDLISHNAPGEVPVTTPSRSSSSGGTWSSVVSGAHRPRSPRQNSMGGASPGSSSLPSPQTGTAPVETVVTPTSASSPTAACPAPNMVASPTGDAKECRVQETRQTSPTANKENIKPLESSPSIPRPVCKGPPSMAPDHRKQIDNLKKFSVDFRLQSSSNPDPAFDQMMTKPPRDPADKPKDLPLDKTSTVAREGNEEGVVVIAAGTAAGAPAPSSANTNTSKPGSPAALSPSPSAPDLKRAGLDVASQGVQTTATFSGAKHEEKEEKKEAVQDQVRKSTLNPNANEFKPRFNQQPKPANTPTPPRPQGQPSPSIVVQQPPAVYSQTVCFPQMYPLTPVSPGVQSPAMYQVQMPHMTVSQSKPYRPVPNMPQQRSDQHHPQGTPTMMHPVTAAGPPIVAQSPAYSAQYFTCSPQQFTSQPLVQQMTHYQSQAQHVFSPVMQGSARMMGPPTHGQPSLVSSSTTQYPEQTHTMYVSQGPMPQQYPHPSATLHAHPQHPQPSATPTGQGQQGGPQQHGGPPNHPSASPVQHPQHPQAAAAAAAAQALHMANQSPQQQMYSALAPTPPSMTPGPNPQSPQASFPSAQQTVYIHPQQVQHGYNHNHMAHVQQAHMQSGLVQSHHQAPNHPQMMLMATQGPPGGPQPQMPQNALNPIPVSSTTHFSYLAHPQVQPHHHQQQL
- the atxn2 gene encoding ataxin-2 isoform X1 → MSMKAGGNRSKPGGGSAAGAPAPGAGGSGGGRQNLGRGRHSGKGPAAVIFNGVYANMRMVHVLTSVVGTKCELKVKDGAVYEGVFKTYGPECDLVLDAAHSKSPEPSIGPRKEDIVESIIFKASDVVVVTFKDVDLSFAKKVSSDTDNFTDAAVSSRINGEHKEKDLEPWDGGETHNSDSLESLDTDVSNGWDPNDMFKYNEEKYGVMSTYDSSLSTYTVPLERDNSEEFLKREARASQLAEEIEASATYKARVALENDERSEEEKYTAVVRGEREPHTLSSRENKYIPPGQRNREAMSWGPGRQNSPRLAQGSAGPSTPRPGPHDYSPNSGADQRVVNGGSSHWPSPCPSPSSRPPSRYQSGPSSLPPRAATPTRPPSRPPSRPSRPPSHSSHPSYPSSSSSFSHHGPTSPASTLPKRMSSEGPPRMSPKSQRTPRAHRVPPCRTTGIPPGVDLISHNAPGEVPVTTPSRSSSSGGTWSSVVSGAHRPRSPRQNSMGGASPGSSSLPSPQTGTAPVETVVTPTSASSPTAACPAPNMVASPTGDAKECRVQETRQTSPTANKENIKPLESSPSIPRPVCKGPPSMAPDHRKQIDNLKKFSVDFRLQSSSNPDPAFDQMMTKPPRDPADKPKDLPLDKTSTVAREGNEEGVVVIAAGTAAGAPAPSSANTNTSKPGSPAALSPSPSAPDLKRAGLDVASQGVQTTATFSGAKHEEKEEKKEAVQDQVRKSTLNPNANEFKPRFNQQPKPANTPTPPRPQGQPSPSIVVQQPPAVYSQTVCFPQMYPLTPVSPGVQKSIIWKSPAMYQVQMPHMTVSQSKPYRPGKVPNMPQQRSDQHHPQGTPTMMHPVTAAGPPIVAQSPAYSAQYFTCSPQQFTSQPLVQQMTHYQSQAQHVFSPVMQGSARMMGPPTHGQPSLVSSSTTQYPEQTHTMYVSQGPMPQQYPHPSATLHAHPQHPQPSATPTGQGQQGGPQQHGGPPNHPSASPVQHPQHPQAAAAAAAAQALHMANQSPQQQMYSALAPTPPSMTPGPNPQSPQASFPSAQQTVYIHPQQVQHGYNHNHMAHVQQAHMQSGLVQSHHQAPNHPQMMLMATQGPPGGPQPQMPQNALNPIPVSSTTHFSYLAHPQVQPHHHQQQL
- the atxn2 gene encoding ataxin-2 isoform X4; translation: MSMKAGGNRSKPGGGSAAGAPAPGAGGSGGGRQNLGRGRHSGKGPAAVIFNGVYANMRMVHVLTSVVGTKCELKVKDGAVYEGVFKTYGPECDLVLDAAHSKSPEPSIGPRKEDIVESIIFKASDVVVVTFKDVDLSFAKKVSSDTDNFTDAAVSSRINGEHKEKDLEPWDGGETHNSDSLESLDTDVSNGWDPNDMFKYNEEKYGVMSTYDSSLSTYTVPLERDNSEEFLKREARASQLAEEIEASATYKARVALENDERSEEEKYTAVVRGEREPHTLSSRENKYIPPGQRNREAMSWGPGRQNSPRLAQGSAGPSTPRPGPHDYSPNSGADQRVVNGGSSHWPSPCPSPSSRPPSRYQSGPSSLPPRAATPTRPPSRPPSRPSRPPSHSSHPSYPSSSSSFSHHGPTSPASTLPKRMSSEGPPRMSPKSQRTPRAHRVPPCRTTGIPPGVDLISHNAPGEVPVTTPSRSSSSGGTWSSVVSGAHRPRSPRQNSMGGASPGSSSLPSPQTGTAPVETVVTPTSASSPTAACPAPNMVASPTGDAKECRVQETRQTSPTANKENIKPLESSPSIPRPVCKGPPSMAPDHRKQIDNLKKFSVDFRLQSSSNPDPAFDQMMTKPPRDPADKPKDLPLDKTSTVAREGNEEGVVVIAAGTAAGAPAPSSANTNTSKPGSPAALSPSPSAPDLKRAGLDVASQGVQTTATFSGAKHEEKEEKKEAVQDQVRKSTLNPNANEFKPRFNQQPKPANTPTPPRPQGQPSPSIVVQQPPAVYSQTVCFPQMYPLTPVSPGVQSPAMYQVQMPHMTVSQSKPYRPGKVPNMPQQRSDQHHPQGTPTMMHPVTAAGPPIVAQSPAYSAQYFTCSPQQFTSQPLVQQMTHYQSQAQHVFSPVMQGSARMMGPPTHGQPSLVSSSTTQYPEQTHTMYVSQGPMPQQYPHPSATLHAHPQHPQPSATPTGQGQQGGPQQHGGPPNHPSASPVQHPQHPQAAAAAAAAQALHMANQSPQQQMYSALAPTPPSMTPGPNPQSPQASFPSAQQTVYIHPQQVQHGYNHNHMAHVQQAHMQSGLVQSHHQAPNHPQMMLMATQGPPGGPQPQMPQNALNPIPVSSTTHFSYLAHPQVQPHHHQQQL
- the atxn2 gene encoding ataxin-2 isoform X2, with product MSMKAGGNRSKPGGGSAAGAPAPGAGGSGGGRQNLGRGRHSGKGPAAVIFNGVYANMRMVHVLTSVVGTKCELKVKDGAVYEGVFKTYGPECDLVLDAAHSKSPEPSIGPRKEDIVESIIFKASDVVVVTFKDVDLSFAKKVSSDTDNFTDAAVSSRINGEHKEKDLEPWDGGETHNSDSLESLDTDVSNGWDPNDMFKYNEEKYGVMSTYDSSLSTYTVPLERDNSEEFLKREARASQLAEEIEASATYKARVALENDERSEEEKYTAVVRGEREPHTLSSRENKYIPPGQRNREAMSWGPGRQNSPRLAQGSAGPSTPRPGPHDYSPNSGADQRVVNGGSSHWPSPCPSPSSRPPSRYQSGPSSLPPRAATPTRPPSRPPSRPSRPPSHSSHPSYPSSSSSFSHHGPTSPASTLPKRMSSEGPPRMSPKSQRTPRAHRVPPCRTTGIPPGVDLISHNAPGEVPVTTPSRSSSSGGTWSSVVSGAHRPRSPRQNSMGGASPGSSSLPSPQTGTAPVETVVTPTSASSPTAACPAPNMVASPTGDAKECRVQETRQTSPTANKENIKPLESSPSIPRPVCKGPPSMAPDHRKQIDNLKKFSVDFRLQSSSNPDPAFDQMMTKPPRDPADKPKDLPLDKTSTVAREGNEEGVVVIAAGTAAGAPAPSSANTNTSKPGSPAALSPSPSAPDLKRAGLDVASQGVQTTATFSGAKHEEKEEKKEAVQDQVRKSTLNPNANEFKPRFNQQPKPANTPTPPRPQGQPSPSIVVQQPPAVYSQTVCFPQMYPLTPVSPGVQKSIIWKSPAMYQVQMPHMTVSQSKPYRPVPNMPQQRSDQHHPQGTPTMMHPVTAAGPPIVAQSPAYSAQYFTCSPQQFTSQPLVQQMTHYQSQAQHVFSPVMQGSARMMGPPTHGQPSLVSSSTTQYPEQTHTMYVSQGPMPQQYPHPSATLHAHPQHPQPSATPTGQGQQGGPQQHGGPPNHPSASPVQHPQHPQAAAAAAAAQALHMANQSPQQQMYSALAPTPPSMTPGPNPQSPQASFPSAQQTVYIHPQQVQHGYNHNHMAHVQQAHMQSGLVQSHHQAPNHPQMMLMATQGPPGGPQPQMPQNALNPIPVSSTTHFSYLAHPQVQPHHHQQQL